Proteins from a single region of Aureibacter tunicatorum:
- a CDS encoding multicopper oxidase family protein, with amino-acid sequence MDRRKFLSSSLLASGLMINPNEIFSEAYRKENLKKFPRQLEYNMDGDWKEFHLTVDIDVHEPAYGMKYHTLLFNNQLPGPEIRVNKGDKVRVYFHNNTILNHTIHWHGLHTPWRMDGVPFVNQFPVMPNNTFVYEFVAEPTGTHFYHCHWGTVMHMQAGMYGSFIIEDPDDPIKKRFPYDREYVMVYSAHDVNFIREEMNRMLYRMKERSYLMKNGRYNSERWDTFDSIEDFENAVNKGYKPPYLVNRRAPADLPQPNWFTINGKSYPYAPELFIKEGEKIRVRLINAGNVAYYLHLHGHDFWQVADDGRPLPDPNQANTIPLMPGKTNDIIIEGNNRGIWTFHDHDTRKVTNNGVYPGGTLTTLVYEDLPPEERDVVKYSGNINLKKMAEQGHKLPFDGGTLPKYPLDE; translated from the coding sequence ATGGATAGAAGGAAGTTCCTGTCATCCTCTTTGTTGGCTTCTGGCCTTATGATTAATCCTAATGAAATATTTTCAGAAGCTTATAGAAAGGAAAATTTGAAAAAATTTCCGCGCCAACTGGAGTACAATATGGACGGAGATTGGAAAGAATTTCACCTTACTGTTGATATTGATGTGCATGAGCCCGCTTATGGCATGAAATATCATACGTTGCTTTTCAATAATCAATTGCCCGGACCTGAAATACGAGTAAACAAAGGCGATAAAGTAAGGGTGTATTTTCATAATAATACCATACTTAACCATACGATTCATTGGCATGGACTTCACACGCCATGGCGTATGGATGGAGTGCCTTTTGTGAATCAATTTCCCGTTATGCCCAATAATACTTTTGTGTATGAATTTGTCGCGGAACCTACGGGCACTCATTTTTACCATTGCCATTGGGGGACAGTCATGCACATGCAGGCAGGTATGTATGGAAGTTTTATTATTGAAGATCCTGATGATCCAATCAAAAAGAGGTTTCCTTATGATAGAGAGTACGTGATGGTCTATTCAGCTCATGATGTGAACTTTATCAGGGAAGAGATGAACAGGATGCTTTATAGGATGAAGGAAAGGTCTTATTTGATGAAAAATGGCAGGTATAACTCTGAAAGATGGGACACTTTTGATTCTATTGAAGATTTTGAAAATGCTGTAAATAAAGGATATAAGCCTCCGTATTTGGTCAACAGAAGAGCTCCTGCGGATTTGCCTCAGCCGAATTGGTTTACAATCAATGGAAAATCTTATCCATATGCTCCGGAATTGTTCATTAAAGAAGGTGAGAAGATTAGAGTGAGATTGATCAATGCGGGAAATGTAGCCTATTATTTGCATCTTCATGGACATGATTTTTGGCAGGTTGCGGATGATGGAAGGCCTCTGCCTGATCCTAATCAAGCGAACACGATTCCATTGATGCCTGGAAAAACCAATGATATCATTATTGAAGGCAATAATCGAGGTATTTGGACTTTTCATGATCATGATACACGGAAGGTTACTAATAATGGTGTTTATCCTGGAGGAACATTGACTACTTTGGTTTATGAGGACTTGCCTCCTGAAGAGAGGGATGTGGTTAAATATTCAGGAAATATCAATTTGAAAAAAATGGCAGAGCAAGGACATAAACTTCCGTTTGATGGAGGCACTTTGCCTAAATATCCACTAGATGAATAA
- a CDS encoding FIST signal transduction protein translates to MSYQVLFSQKTNAKEAVEELKQQKQTNETALVLYFASPKHYELNSLASEMQSAFAPAIVIGSTSAGEILSGQMTHDSIVAMCFDKKQIGNVKVQLLENISKGGRIVKDAFKNFETHFNIKMREMSHEDYLGMLMIDGLSHKEEWLNDQIGNLTKVPFIGGSAADNGEFKETSLFYEGKVYKDTAILMIAKPEVSFKLLKSQGFNVTDKQLTPTKVDEETRRVIEFNNKPAKIAYAEALSISPEEVESAFSKYPLGLIFDEENPFVRSPRSLEGNDIVFFCQVKEGVPLQLLEAKCIVETTQKDLENVEKELGSISAIVNFNCILRAKQLEKENITDKYAELFKDTPTIGFNTYGESFIGHMNQTSTMLIMN, encoded by the coding sequence ATGAGCTATCAGGTATTATTTTCGCAAAAGACAAACGCGAAAGAAGCGGTAGAAGAGCTAAAACAACAAAAACAAACCAACGAAACTGCTTTGGTGCTCTATTTTGCATCTCCAAAGCACTATGAACTGAACTCGCTTGCCAGCGAAATGCAATCCGCATTTGCTCCCGCTATTGTCATAGGCAGCACAAGCGCTGGTGAAATCTTAAGCGGCCAAATGACTCATGACTCCATTGTCGCTATGTGTTTTGACAAAAAACAAATTGGAAATGTAAAAGTCCAGTTGCTGGAAAACATAAGCAAAGGAGGCAGAATAGTCAAGGACGCTTTCAAGAATTTTGAAACGCACTTCAACATCAAAATGAGAGAAATGAGCCACGAGGATTATCTTGGCATGTTGATGATTGACGGACTAAGCCATAAAGAGGAATGGCTGAACGACCAAATTGGCAACTTGACAAAAGTTCCTTTTATAGGCGGCTCCGCTGCAGACAATGGTGAGTTCAAAGAAACATCTTTATTTTATGAAGGAAAAGTTTACAAGGATACAGCGATTTTAATGATTGCCAAGCCCGAAGTTTCATTCAAATTGCTTAAAAGCCAAGGATTCAATGTTACTGACAAGCAATTGACTCCAACCAAGGTAGACGAAGAAACTAGAAGGGTCATAGAATTCAACAATAAGCCAGCGAAAATCGCATATGCGGAAGCATTGTCGATCAGCCCGGAAGAAGTTGAAAGTGCATTCTCCAAATATCCACTTGGACTTATCTTTGATGAAGAAAACCCATTTGTAAGAAGCCCAAGGAGCTTGGAAGGCAACGATATCGTATTTTTCTGTCAAGTAAAAGAAGGTGTTCCTCTTCAACTCCTAGAAGCAAAATGCATCGTTGAAACTACTCAAAAAGATCTTGAAAACGTAGAAAAGGAATTGGGCAGCATATCAGCCATTGTCAATTTCAATTGCATCCTTAGAGCGAAGCAATTAGAAAAAGAAAACATTACGGATAAATATGCTGAGCTATTCAAAGATACTCCTACTATTGGATTCAACACTTATGGAGAAAGTTTCATTGGACATATGAATCAAACATCCACCATGTTGATTATGAACTAA
- a CDS encoding MBG domain-containing protein → MKKILLLLVVPIMSATIAMGQISQKEFDALKRIYESTDGDQWTDKSGWNQIMGQGATPSSITGAVRGVTISNDSVKAVHLYDNNLVGSVAHTTLDSLDHLKMALISTTSNPSLDLNPVERDALKSLYNDTNGDDWVDNEGWSQILDDEVIRDPVYGLTINNHSVDAINLSSNNLEGDYPEDLKDLDDLKYLVLSNNSLSGALHSGIYDLVQLKRLNLGKNELTGTLHTNISNLVNLTHLYLDNNGLTGSIPNSLSLVTSLKVLNLSNNELNLAIPGTLSSLTALEILDLSDNRFTGSLPTSLDELLNLVKLDLSGNLLGGTLPSEYFTLTALIELDLSGNAITGNLPFQWTNMVSLSTLDLSGNRLSGSIHPSVFRIPALKVLDLGDNDFDDEIPTSIGETISFEEIYLDNNELEGTIPDEVSSLSNLEVFHVHNNNLDAPFTFSLAIDSLAFNDNQFSLEDLYNSTFNLNNGVNYSPQDFLYTQSPVYSSQEEGFVLTVNDDNTIGNTYQWVNDDEDIQGATSRSYIAEDGDNGLFWCKVSNPNFSLLTYATDTFYLASISIVDEEFTYDGDPKSLSYTTVPANLTVDFTYDGESEEPVDEGVYSVNAQIDDPLYQGVANAVLTIVPDTIEIVLRDTVMTYNGLQRAYTTARTVPSGFENYIDFTYDGLGTAPSNAGDYDVEAVINLENYVGEATASMEINKLEVSFDIGDETTVYTGERQKIIPTVYPDSAAQYLMYDFDPGPDEPLNAGVYKNVVYLEENDNFYGSDSAVLTIQKATAELFIESLNDTSYTGQPIRVTGYTEPQGLDFTLTYNDDEEAPTDAGSYVVRGEIDDINYQGGGIGNLVISKAKAKIITNSIQKIYDGNPTPLDVMTEPENLNYRVVYAEPVQSEQSQDPPVNSGNYHATVTIVDPNYQGTKLANVVIHKAEADVMLDDRTFRFNGNRKFLVATTDPEGLNVTYTYNGSDQAPTDIGTYMVEAKLNERNYVERNSPVTAQLQIIKGQATITVEDDSFVYDGRSKKLIATTVPNGLRVKYTYNQVKEEPVNAGAYNVTATIDDSRYETVSDNATLTITKARATVTLDSKVVLFDGTPKTLVATTIPANLTVDYSYNNKKELPVQPGSYTVRAVVNDINYEGEATAGLTIELISSDEILNNLGVNVYPNPTDSELIIEKNGASEMSVEVISLQGVVLLTKQLNAETSVLSLKGNVPAGTYTLRLISNDGVENVKFILK, encoded by the coding sequence ATGAAAAAAATCTTACTTCTACTTGTTGTCCCCATTATGTCAGCGACTATTGCTATGGGGCAAATAAGCCAAAAGGAATTTGATGCTCTGAAGAGGATTTATGAGTCTACGGATGGAGATCAATGGACGGATAAATCCGGTTGGAATCAAATAATGGGACAAGGAGCGACTCCTTCGAGCATAACTGGAGCTGTCAGAGGGGTGACTATCAGCAATGATTCAGTCAAGGCTGTTCATTTATACGACAATAATCTTGTCGGAAGCGTGGCGCATACAACTTTGGATTCATTGGATCATTTGAAGATGGCCTTAATCTCCACTACTTCGAATCCATCGTTAGATTTGAATCCAGTTGAGCGAGACGCTCTAAAAAGCTTGTACAATGACACTAACGGAGATGATTGGGTTGACAACGAAGGTTGGTCTCAGATATTGGATGATGAAGTGATTCGAGACCCAGTGTATGGTTTGACAATAAACAATCACAGTGTTGACGCCATCAATTTGAGCAGCAATAATTTGGAAGGGGATTATCCTGAAGATTTAAAGGATCTTGATGATTTGAAGTATTTAGTATTGTCAAATAACAGCTTGTCAGGAGCATTGCATAGTGGTATATATGACCTTGTTCAGTTGAAAAGATTAAACTTAGGAAAAAATGAATTGACGGGAACACTTCATACCAACATCTCGAATTTGGTGAATTTGACGCATTTGTATTTGGACAATAATGGATTGACTGGCTCAATACCGAATAGTCTTTCATTAGTGACAAGTTTGAAAGTTTTAAATTTATCGAATAATGAACTCAACCTTGCCATTCCAGGCACATTGAGCAGCTTAACTGCTTTGGAGATATTGGATTTGTCGGATAATAGGTTTACAGGCTCTTTGCCTACCTCTTTAGATGAGCTTCTTAATCTAGTAAAGCTTGATTTGAGTGGAAACCTATTGGGAGGAACTTTGCCATCCGAGTATTTCACGCTTACAGCTTTGATAGAGTTAGATCTTTCTGGAAATGCAATCACAGGAAATTTGCCATTTCAGTGGACTAATATGGTGTCTTTAAGCACTTTGGATTTGTCTGGTAATAGGTTGTCAGGGAGTATTCATCCGAGTGTTTTTAGAATCCCGGCTTTGAAAGTTTTGGATTTGGGAGATAATGATTTTGATGACGAGATACCAACAAGTATTGGTGAAACCATCAGCTTTGAGGAAATTTATCTTGACAATAACGAGTTAGAAGGGACTATTCCCGATGAAGTGTCCTCTTTGTCTAATCTTGAAGTATTTCATGTGCACAATAATAATTTGGATGCACCTTTTACTTTTTCTTTGGCCATAGATTCATTGGCCTTTAATGACAACCAATTTAGTTTGGAGGATTTATATAATTCCACATTCAACTTGAATAATGGGGTTAATTATTCTCCTCAAGACTTTTTATATACTCAAAGCCCAGTTTATTCTTCACAAGAAGAGGGATTTGTTTTAACAGTAAATGACGACAATACGATTGGAAATACTTACCAATGGGTTAACGACGACGAGGATATTCAAGGAGCTACCAGTAGAAGCTATATTGCGGAAGATGGGGATAATGGATTGTTTTGGTGTAAAGTTTCAAACCCTAATTTCTCTTTATTGACATATGCTACAGATACATTTTACTTGGCATCTATTTCTATTGTTGATGAGGAATTTACGTATGACGGTGATCCTAAAAGCTTGTCTTATACTACTGTGCCGGCTAATTTAACTGTGGATTTTACATATGACGGCGAATCCGAAGAACCTGTCGATGAAGGAGTTTATTCAGTGAATGCTCAGATTGATGATCCATTGTATCAAGGTGTTGCAAACGCAGTATTGACTATTGTGCCTGATACAATAGAAATTGTATTAAGAGATACTGTAATGACTTATAATGGATTACAGAGGGCTTATACTACCGCTAGAACAGTTCCTTCAGGTTTTGAAAATTATATCGATTTTACATACGATGGATTAGGCACAGCTCCAAGCAATGCCGGAGACTATGATGTGGAGGCGGTAATCAACTTGGAGAACTATGTAGGTGAAGCTACAGCTTCTATGGAAATAAACAAGTTGGAAGTAAGCTTTGATATCGGAGACGAGACGACAGTCTATACAGGTGAGAGACAGAAAATTATACCTACAGTTTATCCTGATTCCGCCGCTCAATATTTGATGTATGATTTTGATCCGGGTCCAGACGAGCCTTTGAACGCGGGAGTTTATAAAAATGTGGTTTATCTTGAGGAAAATGACAATTTCTACGGTAGCGACAGTGCTGTATTGACGATCCAAAAAGCTACAGCGGAGTTATTTATCGAAAGTTTGAATGATACATCTTATACTGGACAGCCTATTAGAGTCACAGGTTATACGGAACCTCAAGGTTTGGACTTCACATTAACTTATAATGATGATGAAGAGGCGCCAACAGATGCTGGCTCATATGTGGTGAGAGGAGAAATAGATGATATCAACTATCAAGGTGGAGGTATTGGAAATTTGGTGATATCAAAAGCTAAAGCCAAGATAATCACTAATTCAATTCAAAAGATTTATGATGGAAATCCAACGCCACTGGATGTCATGACAGAGCCGGAAAACTTAAATTACAGAGTTGTTTATGCCGAGCCTGTTCAATCGGAGCAAAGCCAAGATCCTCCGGTAAATTCAGGGAATTATCACGCAACAGTTACTATCGTTGATCCTAACTATCAAGGAACGAAATTAGCGAATGTGGTTATTCACAAGGCGGAAGCGGATGTAATGCTAGATGACCGCACATTCAGATTCAATGGCAACAGGAAATTCTTGGTAGCGACTACCGACCCTGAAGGCTTGAATGTGACATACACATATAATGGATCAGATCAAGCGCCAACAGATATTGGAACTTATATGGTTGAGGCCAAATTGAATGAGAGAAATTATGTTGAAAGAAATTCACCAGTGACAGCTCAGCTTCAAATTATCAAAGGGCAAGCGACAATAACAGTGGAAGATGACAGCTTTGTATATGATGGTAGATCTAAAAAATTGATAGCGACCACAGTTCCAAATGGGCTTAGAGTCAAATACACTTATAATCAAGTGAAAGAAGAGCCTGTTAACGCTGGAGCCTATAATGTTACAGCTACAATTGACGATTCAAGATATGAGACAGTAAGCGATAATGCGACATTGACAATTACCAAAGCTAGAGCTACCGTGACATTGGATAGCAAAGTCGTGTTGTTTGACGGAACTCCTAAAACTCTTGTTGCTACGACTATCCCAGCTAATTTGACAGTTGATTATTCTTATAACAATAAGAAAGAGTTGCCGGTGCAGCCTGGTAGTTATACGGTGAGAGCGGTAGTAAATGATATCAACTATGAAGGGGAAGCAACTGCTGGTTTGACCATTGAGTTGATTTCATCGGATGAAATTTTGAACAACCTTGGTGTAAACGTCTACCCTAATCCGACGGATAGTGAATTGATAATTGAGAAAAACGGGGCAAGCGAAATGTCAGTGGAAGTAATCAGTTTGCAAGGTGTCGTGCTTTTGACGAAACAATTGAATGCTGAGACTTCAGTATTAAGCTTAAAAGGAAATGTTCCTGCCGGAACATATACGCTAAGATTGATCTCCAATGATGGAGTTGAAAATGTAAAATTCATACTTAAATAA
- a CDS encoding ABC transporter permease: MKSSLNFIQLVKDEFHAFFHCKAAMLIVFAGVIFYSLLYNVLYMPNVVRDTPVVIVDHSQTFLSRSLIRAVKASSHCKVVSQESNIEHAKRLFIRQEAEAILQIPKSFEKELLSNRQTSVEVYASTRSFLYYSAIVKTISGAISEIQDFTNLKSYNNPKLNTPIKLISHNLYNKDEGYGNYLIPEVLVLILFQTLLIGIGMVSVNRNKAFADSTRSYSNWAIIQIIAARSICFMTVYILLSCIALGIIPSLFKLPAIGNQVQIFAFIIPFLFSTSMLGIALGSYFKDEESTMLAFVFASLPWLLLAGTSYPLELIPYPWKAMHYAMPATITTLNFVKMNAMGASLYQVREAYCILWIQSIVYFILAFFIIKAYIKKNMPQKR, translated from the coding sequence ATGAAATCTAGCTTAAATTTCATACAACTTGTCAAAGATGAATTTCATGCTTTTTTTCATTGCAAAGCCGCGATGCTTATCGTATTTGCCGGTGTGATATTTTATTCCTTGCTCTACAACGTTCTCTATATGCCCAATGTCGTCAGGGATACACCCGTTGTCATCGTGGATCATTCTCAAACATTTCTAAGCAGATCGCTTATTAGAGCCGTTAAAGCAAGCAGTCACTGCAAAGTAGTCAGCCAAGAATCAAACATCGAGCATGCCAAACGACTGTTTATAAGACAAGAAGCCGAGGCCATACTTCAAATTCCAAAATCATTTGAAAAAGAGCTATTATCCAACAGGCAAACAAGCGTGGAAGTATATGCTTCAACCAGATCCTTCTTGTACTACTCGGCAATAGTAAAAACCATATCAGGAGCAATATCCGAAATACAAGATTTCACCAACCTAAAATCATACAATAACCCCAAACTCAACACTCCAATAAAGCTTATAAGCCATAATTTATATAATAAAGATGAAGGGTATGGGAACTATCTCATTCCCGAAGTGCTCGTGTTAATCCTATTTCAGACATTATTAATTGGAATTGGAATGGTCTCAGTCAATAGAAATAAAGCATTTGCAGATTCAACCCGCTCATATTCGAACTGGGCAATCATTCAAATCATAGCAGCCAGAAGCATATGTTTCATGACCGTATACATTCTATTGAGTTGCATAGCATTAGGTATTATCCCGAGTTTATTCAAGCTTCCTGCCATAGGAAATCAGGTTCAAATATTTGCCTTCATCATTCCTTTTCTCTTTTCCACTTCCATGTTGGGAATAGCCTTGGGGAGTTATTTCAAAGATGAAGAATCCACTATGCTAGCTTTTGTCTTCGCTTCTTTGCCTTGGCTTTTGCTTGCGGGGACATCATATCCATTGGAGTTAATTCCATATCCCTGGAAGGCAATGCATTATGCAATGCCCGCCACAATCACGACACTCAATTTCGTCAAAATGAATGCCATGGGAGCTTCCCTTTATCAAGTCAGGGAAGCCTACTGCATATTATGGATACAATCCATAGTATATTTTATTCTCGCGTTCTTTATCATTAAGGCATATATCAAAAAGAACATGCCTCAAAAACGTTAA
- the purB gene encoding adenylosuccinate lyase has translation MELNTLTAISPVDGRYRRHTASMAPYFSEFGLIKYRVQVEVEYFIALCEKPVPQLASVDKSIFPELRSIYENFTEEDALTIKNTEKVTNHDVKAVEYFIKDKFDQLGLEEYKEFIHFGLTSQDINNTATPMLLRDALQNCLYPELEEVKRLIEECSTAWKDVPMLAKTHGQPASPTRLGKEFKVFEERLAKQIELLATIPFSAKFGGATGNFNAHHVAYKNDDWHAFGDNFVTEYLGLNRSNPTTQIEHYDHLAALFDNLKRINTILIDFSRDVWQYVAMNYFKQKIKEGEVGSSAMPHKVNPIDFENAEGNLGIANAVYEHLSSKLPISRLQRDLTDSTVLRNIGVPVGHAMIAFKSLQKGIGKLELNELAIANDLEENWAVVAEAIQTILRREAYPKPYEALKALTRTNSKITAASIAEFIETLNVNEDIKKELREITPSNYTGL, from the coding sequence ATGGAATTAAACACGCTAACGGCTATATCGCCAGTGGACGGAAGATACAGAAGGCACACAGCCTCTATGGCTCCTTACTTCTCGGAATTTGGCTTGATCAAATACAGAGTGCAGGTGGAAGTGGAATATTTCATCGCTCTTTGCGAAAAGCCCGTGCCTCAACTGGCATCAGTAGACAAAAGCATTTTTCCTGAATTGAGAAGCATCTATGAAAACTTCACTGAAGAAGATGCTTTGACTATCAAAAACACGGAAAAAGTAACCAACCATGATGTAAAAGCTGTAGAGTACTTCATCAAAGACAAATTCGACCAACTTGGATTGGAAGAGTATAAAGAATTCATCCACTTTGGCTTGACTTCTCAAGACATCAACAATACAGCGACGCCAATGCTATTGAGAGATGCCTTGCAAAACTGCCTGTATCCTGAGCTTGAAGAAGTAAAAAGACTTATCGAAGAGTGCTCGACTGCATGGAAAGACGTGCCAATGTTGGCGAAAACTCATGGCCAGCCCGCTTCTCCAACAAGACTAGGCAAAGAATTTAAAGTATTTGAAGAGCGTCTTGCGAAACAAATCGAGTTGCTAGCTACAATTCCTTTTTCAGCAAAATTCGGCGGTGCAACAGGGAATTTCAACGCCCACCACGTAGCATATAAAAATGACGACTGGCATGCTTTCGGCGACAACTTCGTCACTGAATATCTAGGTCTAAACAGAAGCAACCCTACAACTCAAATCGAGCACTATGACCACTTGGCTGCTTTATTTGACAACTTGAAGAGAATCAATACTATCTTGATAGACTTCAGCAGAGATGTATGGCAATACGTTGCTATGAATTACTTCAAGCAAAAAATCAAAGAAGGCGAAGTTGGGTCGTCGGCAATGCCTCACAAAGTCAACCCAATCGACTTTGAAAATGCTGAAGGAAACTTGGGAATTGCCAATGCGGTTTATGAGCACCTTTCTTCAAAACTGCCTATTTCAAGATTGCAAAGAGACCTTACAGACTCTACTGTCTTGAGAAATATCGGAGTGCCTGTGGGACATGCAATGATCGCATTTAAATCTTTGCAAAAAGGCATAGGCAAACTAGAACTTAACGAGCTTGCAATCGCTAATGACTTGGAAGAAAACTGGGCAGTAGTAGCTGAAGCGATCCAAACAATACTAAGAAGAGAGGCTTACCCTAAGCCTTATGAAGCGTTAAAAGCATTGACTCGTACGAACAGTAAAATTACTGCTGCATCTATTGCAGAGTTCATCGAAACGCTTAATGTTAACGAGGATATCAAAAAAGAACTGAGGGAAATTACTCCTTCGAACTACACAGGATTATAA
- a CDS encoding SRPBCC domain-containing protein, which translates to MKKDFKKYYTLHASPEEVYLALTNPLSIHLWSGEEAKMSTEPGSEFSLWDDSIVGRNLEFEPGKKIVQQWYFGEENEDSIVTIKLHEHRKGTSMEVRQSNIPEEFYEDITTGWDDTYVASLDEFFGEGSDSED; encoded by the coding sequence ATGAAAAAGGATTTTAAAAAATACTATACGCTTCATGCATCGCCTGAAGAAGTGTATTTGGCATTGACCAACCCTCTTAGCATTCACTTATGGTCAGGGGAAGAAGCAAAAATGTCAACAGAGCCAGGATCGGAGTTTTCACTTTGGGATGATAGCATAGTGGGCAGAAATCTTGAGTTTGAGCCGGGAAAGAAGATTGTTCAGCAGTGGTATTTTGGCGAGGAAAATGAAGATAGCATCGTGACTATCAAGTTGCATGAGCATAGGAAGGGAACTTCTATGGAAGTGAGACAGTCCAATATTCCAGAGGAGTTTTATGAAGATATAACAACGGGTTGGGACGATACTTATGTTGCTTCTTTGGATGAGTTTTTTGGAGAAGGATCAGACAGCGAAGATTAA